Genomic DNA from Prochlorococcus marinus CUG1416:
AATTAATCAAATGGCATTTAACGAAGGGGGAATGGCATCTGGCCTTCTCATAATTGCAGTATCTATAGTTTTTGCTGCAGGTTTTGGATTTTTAGTGTTGCATTTTGTCCCGGGGACACCTTTTTAATTAATCTAATTTTAATAAAATACCTTAAAAATCTTAAACATTAACAGTCTCTAAATCCTGTATTTGATTATCAACAGGACTAGATTTCCTCTTTAATTTATATGCATAAACTAAAGACCCTAAAGCTAAAGTACTAGAGGCCAATATACCTGATATGAGTATCAAAGCAAAAAGTCCTCCTATTATTCCCCCTTTCAATCGAAGTAAGTTTGATTTAATTAAAAGAATTAACAAAAAAACAATGGTTGCTTTTAGTGAAGTAATTTTCACAAAAGTCAATGGATAAAAAGGGTTTAACAGCATCTCTTCAGCAATTTAAATTAAATATTATTCTAGAAATAAATTATAAAAACCGCATAAAAAAAAGACTCTAATGAGTCTTTTAGTTTAAATCAAAAAGATTTATTGATTTATGCGTCTTTATCGAACTTGCTTAGGTTAGGGCCTGCAACCAAACCAACTAGAGCAAAAAGTACTAAAGAGAGGACCCCAACAGCAGCTGCATAAGGATTGAAACCACCTAAAGAAAAGGAAGCTAATAAATTCATGATTTAAAAAACAAATATCTTGGAGTTAAGCATACAGAATATTTGAGGAAAATATACCTATATTGAGACATTTCTTCGTAATTATGAAAATATTTAGCTAAATCCTTTATTACCAACACACAAATTCTTTATTTTTTATTTTATTATCAAGGGATATATCATAACTTTTGTTTGCATATTTTAAGACAATTAACACTAATGTTCCCTAATGACTTCTAACTATACCTTTATTTATGATGGAGAATGTCCATTTTGCAATCATTTTGCAGAGCTCTTGGAAATCAAAAGCAAGATAAATAATATTAAAATTCTTGATGGTCGTAAGAATTCAACCCTAATCAAATCTCTATTAGAAAAAGGTTTTGACATAGATAAAGGTGCTATTCTCCTGAAAGATGAAGATATCTTTCATGGAGCAGAAGCAATAAATACTATTTGCAAACAGATAAAAAACCCTTCCAGTAGTTTACTTTTCTTACTTTCCAGAGTATTCAAATCAACTAAACGAACAAACGTACTATTTCCGTTACTTGTTAGGGCGAGAAGATTTGCACTCATAGCAAAAGGTGTATCAACATCTCTAGTTTAAAAAATAAATAATTTATAAAAAATAAATAACATATTTATAAGCTTCTGTATCAATAAATGATAATTCATAATTTATTAGCTAGAAATAAGTGGTAACACAAAATATTTGATGATAGAAAACTTCAATCCATTTATTTCATTAGGTGGCGATAACCAGAAAGTTAATCATATGGCTGAGGCAGCACTCGAAATGAATTTAACCTGCAATGATTTAAAGAAGGATTTAGATTTAACTGATGGAGATGTAGTTGATATGTTGCAACTAGTTATGGATAGGTTTAAAAATAGTAATTAAGTTTAAATCGTTACTAGTAAATCCTTAATATTTACATTTTTTTAATGAAAACAATACAAATTGAGTTTTCAAAATATGAATCAGTTAACTTTTTATGGTCTAAATTAATAGAAGATTACGGATTTGATAAGGCTAGAAAAATAGTTTCTCAAGCAATAGATTTACAAAAAATGAATGGCACGAAAAATAACACCATGCCAATCATATTTTCAGGAACAGGAGGATCAGCCCTAATACCCATAAAAATGCTAGAAAAAGATGATTTTAAAATTAGTTATAAAGAAAATCAAGTTTTAATATTTAATCTGAAAAGAAAGTCATTTCAAATTTTAAATGAAGCAAACTAATCTAAGTTAGTACCTTCTCGATAAAGTCAAAATTATTTTATAGTCTAATAAAATATCAATTAGTTAATGACTTTTGAAGCTACCTACCTTGGATCAAATGGTTGGTTTATAAAATTAAAAGAAAATAATATAATTATTGATCCGTGGCTCAAAGGTGATTTAGTATTTCCTCCAGGAGAATGGTTTTTCAAAGGATCATTAGAAAAAGAAATTTCAAT
This window encodes:
- a CDS encoding DCC1-like thiol-disulfide oxidoreductase family protein — translated: MTSNYTFIYDGECPFCNHFAELLEIKSKINNIKILDGRKNSTLIKSLLEKGFDIDKGAILLKDEDIFHGAEAINTICKQIKNPSSSLLFLLSRVFKSTKRTNVLFPLLVRARRFALIAKGVSTSLV